AACTGACTGCTCGCCGTTTATCCTGATAAGCAATCCGCCTTCCTCGTAATATTTGATTAGGGGTGCTGTCTCCGTAAAATATACCCCCAATCTTGTACGGACGGTCTCTTCCTTGTCATCAGGGCGCTGATATAGCTCTCCTCCACATTGTGGACATACCTTCGGCTGTCGTGTTGGGTGCTTTCTATCATTATAGTCTGCTTCGCAGTTCCGACATAACCATCGGCCTGACAGTCGCTCGACCAGCTTATCCTCTGAGACATCAATGTAGAGTACCCTCGTTATTGATTTTCCTATTTCGTGCAGAGCTGCGTCAAGAGCCTTGGCCTGGTTAATGGTGCGGGGAAAACCGTCCAATATCGCTCCCCGGCCACAGTCTGGCTTGGCGAGCCTCTCGCGAATAAGGTCGATCGTAATCTCGTCTGGAACTAATAAACCACGCTCCATATATGATTTAGCCAGCTGGCCAAGCTTTGTGCCGTGTCTAAGTGCTGCACGGAACAGGTCTCCTGAGGAGATATGAGGTGCCTGCAACTGAGTAGCTAACATCTTTGCTTGTGTGCCTTTGCCAGCCCCTGGAGCGCCGAGTAAGATGATGTACATTTTGCCTCTACCTAATGAACCCTTCGTAATGTCGCATTAATAACTGGGATTCGAGCTGTCTCATGGTATCTAAAACGACGCCGACTACAATCAATAACCCTGTGCTGCTGAGAACTAGCTGTGTGCCGATACCACGGGCGAAAAAGGGAAGAACAGCGATGATGCCGAGAAAGATGGCCCCTAACCATGTTATGCGGTTAAGTATCTGCCTCAAGTACTCCGCCGTAGGCCTTCCTGGGCGGATACCCTGAACAAAGGCGCCATATTTTTGCAGGTTATCGGCAAGGTTTTGCTGTTCAAAGATGACTAGAGTATAGAAGAATGTAAATCCAACTACCAGTACGAAATATAGCCCCCAGTAAAATACCCCGCTGGTATTAAAAGTGTCAAACACCCACTTTGCTGTTGAGCCTATCGTTCCCTCGGAGGCCATAAAATAGCTCGCTACCGTCCCAGGAAATATCATAATCGACATGGCGAATATTAATGGGATCATCCCGGCGGAATTTACACGCAATGGGATATATGTGCTTTGCCCGCCATACATTCTTGTGCCACGAATACGCTTTGGATAGTGGACAGGGATACGCCGCTGGGCCTCCTGTACCACGACGATAGCACCAACGGTGATGACCCCCAAAAGGGCAAAGAAGGCGAGCGCCATGTAATCGCTGCTGATTAGTGATTGCCCTAGCATTTGGGGCAATCTGGCGACGATGCCGGCGAAGATAATGATCGATACACCATTGCCGATACCATTCTCACTGATCAGCTCACCTAACCACACCAGCAGGATCGTTCCCGCGGTCATAGACATAATCATTGCGCTAGTGGGTAGGAGCGTCTCCCCTGAGAGGCCAAAATTGGTGATAATGCCTTGGCTATGCAGGAGTGTCGCTGTTGCATAAGCCTGTAGGGCGGCGAGGGGAACGGTGAGCCAGTGGGTATATTGGTTGATCCTTTTTCTCCCGGCTTCGCCTTCCTTGCCCAATTCCTGTAGATGGGGAATAATGGGATGGAGCAGCTGCATGATGATCGAGCTGGTAATGTAGGGGTAAACACCCATAGCAGCTACAGAGAACGTGGTCATCGCCCCACCTGAGAATAGGTCGAGCATACCCATAAGCTGATTTGTTTGGAATAGCTGCTGTAATTTCTGGAAATCTACCCCGGGCACCGGAATATGGGCGATCAAGCGGAAGAGGATAAGCATACCGATAGTGAAAATGATCTTTCGCCGCAAGTCCGGCAATTTAAAAGCATTCAGCATGGCCTGTAACATAGCTTTACGTCTCCCGACGAGTGTTGGTATCCTCAGCCGTGCCTATAGCGTTGGCCTTGGATTTGATTATTCCCCTTCCCTTAGCAGCGATCTCTATCGCTGTTCCTCCAGCGGCTTCGATCTTCTCCTTAGCACTGCGGGAAAATTTATGGGCCATGATGGTAAGGGGCTGCTGGAGGTCACCGTGACCAAGTACCTTCACCAAGCGTGAGGAAGAAGCAATAAGTCGCCTGCTAGCCATCTGTTCTGGTCCAATGCGTTCTCCTGCGTCAAACTTAGTTAGCTGTCGTAGGTTGACTACGGAGTATTCCGTTCGGAATTTGTTCACGAAACCACGTTTATGGGGCAAGCGTTTCATCAGTGGTGTTTGTCCACCCTCGAAGTGAGGGTGAATCTGCCCACCAGAACGTGCTTTCTGTCCTTTAGTACCGCGGCCAGCGGTCTTTACACGGCCGGAACCGTGTCCCCGCCCCACTCTTTTCCGGTTTTTCCTTGACCCCGCTGCTGGCCTTAGATCGTGAAGTCTCATCAACTTACTCCTCTGCTTCCTCCACCTTAACCAAGTGACGAACCGTCTCGATCATCCCTCTGACTGAGGGGCTATCTTGGTGTTTGATAGTTTGATTAAGTCGCCGTAGCCCGAGGGACTTAATCGTTTCCTTCTGGCGTCTGGTATGTCCAATAGCACTTTTCGTCCAGGTGATGCACAACTTAGTCATTACCCTTAACCTCTCTGTGTGGCTGTGGATGGCTTTTTCTTCCTTGGACTGGGGTGCCTCGTTGGGCCTGTTGTCCTTGGAGTTTGTGCCTCAGGGTCTTGAGGAATTGGGGGCGATGGCTGTGTTGCCGCTGTTTCACTGGTAAGGGTACCGCCGGAAGAGACAGTGAATGTACCTTGCTCATCGATACTCGGCCTTCCTCGTCGCCTTATTTCCTCCTTGGGATTACGCAGTTGTCGTAGTCCCAGGAGGGTTGCTTGGGCGACGTTAACTGCGTTTGGGCTGCCGAGTGATTTAGTTAAGATGTCCTTTATGCCGGCGGATTCAACGATGGCGCGCACCGCTCCGCCAGCGATGACACCTGTACCGGTGGCTGCTGGCTTGAGTAATACTATGGCAGCCCCAAAGGAGGAGACGACCTCGTGGGGGATTGTTGTTCCAACGAGTGGTACCGCGATAAGGCACTTTCGCGCCTCTTCAGCACCCTTGCGGATCGCCTCAGGCACTTCTCTTGCTTTGCCAAGTCCAACACCAACGTGACCGCAGCCATCCCCGACAACAACAACGGTACTAAATCTGAAGCGTCGTCCGCCTTTTACGACCTTAGCCACGCGATTAATACGGATGACACGATCTTCTAAGTTCAATTTAGATGGGTCTATCTTCGGCATTAATCCCCCCACTCAAAAAATCGGATGGTAAGCATTCGCTGGATCCGATAGCGTTACCACAGATCAGAACTCTAGCCCAGCGGCACGTGCCGCGTCGGCCAGGGCCTTTAGACGGCCATGGTAGCGGAAGCCACCCCTATCAAAAACGACACGCTTAACGCCATGTTCTAGTGCTCGCTTGGCCAGTAACTCTCCGACTAATCTGGCCTGATCGGTCTTACTTAAACCGTCCTGCTGCTGTCGTATCTTCGATTCCAGGGTCGAAGCAGCGGCAAACGTATGGCCGTGATCATCGTTGATCAATTGGGCATAGATGTGCTTCAGGCTACGGAAAACGGCCAGGCGTGGTCGCGCCATTGTACCAGCCACTTTTTTTCGCACCCTTCGGTGTCTCCTTATTCGGGCAGTTCTAGGGTTTGTCTCCTTACTCATCGATGCTGATCCTCACTTCTCTTAGCAGCATGACTACTTTTTGCTGGTGGCTTTAGCGGACTTACCAGCCTTACGGCGCACTCGCTCACCAGCGTATCTAATGCCCTTACCTTTATATGGCTCGGACTTCCTGATAGCTCGAATCTTAGCTGCCAGATCGCCAACCTTCTCTTTATCTATCCCTCTGATAACGAAACGGCTAGAGAGCCAATCATTAGTAGATGTTGGGGTGAAGGTCTCTAAATCCGTAATCTCGATCCCATCCGGCGGGGTGATCTCTACCGGGTGAGAGAACCCCAGCTGCAAAATGAGCTTATCCCCTTGTTTCTGGGCGCGGTAGCCGATCCCATAGATTTCCAGGGCCTTTTGGAAGCCCTGCGCCACTCCCGTGACCATGTTAGCCAGAAGGCTACGCGATAGCCCATGTAATGCACGGCGCATCTGATCATCAGATGATCTGCGCACGGTTATTTGCCTATCGTGGATCTCGATAATGATTTCAGGACTGAATCTCCTGGTTAGCTCTCCCTTAGGCCCTTTTACAGTTACCTCATTGCCGTCAATATGAACCTGAACGCCATCTGATATTTCGATGGGCATTCGTCCTATTCGTGACACAAATGGAACCTCCTGGCGTTTACCAAATGTAGCAGAGTACCTCGCCACCAACATTCTGTCGACGCGCTTCCTGGGCTGTCATTACTCCCTTTGGGGTAGAGACGATGGCGATGCCTCGTCCACTCTTGATGCGGGGCATTTCACTGCTTTTTGCGTACACGCGCAGCCCAGGCTTGCTGACACGCTTAATCTCACTGATCAGTGGCTGCTTACGGCCTGTATAGCTAAGCCAAATACGCAACGTGCCCTGTGGGTTATCCCTAAACACCTCGTAGTCCTTAATGAACCCCTCTTCTTTAAGGATTTTGGCGATAGAAATTTTAAGATGTGAGGCGGGTATTAATACTTCTTCGTGTTTGGCCATTATGGCGTTGCGGATACGCGTGAGCATATCCGCTATTGGGTCAGTTATATTCACACTCAACGTCCTCCTCGGCAACCCCGATTCGATCATTTCTTACCAGCTAGACTTGATGACCCCCGGTATTTCCCCAGCGAGGGCTTTTTGGCGAAAGCAAATACGGCAGAGGCCAAATTTGCGTATGTAGGCACGTGGCCTACCACATAGATAGCAGCGATTGTGCTGTTGTACCTTGAAGTGCCTGGGGCGCTTAGATTTGACTATCATCGACTTCTTGGCCACTTCTACCCTCTTTTGACTAATTTTGGAATGGCATACCCATCAATTGTAATAGTCGACGTCCCTCCTCGTCGGTTTTGGCCGTGGTGACGACGCTGATCTCCATACCGCGCATCTTATCGATTTTATCGTATTCGATCTCGGGGAATGCCAATTGCTCCTTCAATCCAAGAGTATAATTGCCGTGTCCATCGAAGGAATTGCTTGATATGCCGCGGAAGTCGCGTTGTCGTGGCAAGGCCACATTGATCAGCTTGTCCAGGAACTCATACATACGGTCGCCACGTAGGGTTACCATTACTCCAATCGGCATACCGGCACGCACCTTGAAAGCGGCGATTGATTTTTTGGCTCTCGTAATGACTGGGCGCTGCCCGGTAATAGTGCTCAGATCATGCACGGCAGCATCCATAGCCTTGGCGTTCTGTGTAGCTTCGCCGACCCCGATATTTATAATGATCTTTCGGAGACGGGGAACCTCCATTATATTTCTGTAGTTGAGTTCACGCATCAGCGTGGGTATGACTACCGTCTTATGGTGTTCTTTTAGTCTTGGTGACAATGGTTGACTCCTTGGGATGGTCTTCCGCTGACCGGCCTCCGGGAAAAATTTGACTTGGGTCAGCGCCCTCTTATTTTCAATTTAACTGATGATCTCGCTGCAAGACTTGCAGAAGCGAACCTTTTTACCATCACTTAGGAAGCGATAACCAACTCTGGTAGCACGGTTACACTTGTCGCAGACGACGGCTACATTGGAGATGTGGATTGGTGCTTCCCGTTCGATGATACCGGCCTGGCGAGCCGTTCCTCTCGGTTTAGTGTGTTTTTTTATGATATTTATGCCAGAGACTAGTACTTTATTTTCCTTTGGCAGGACGCGATGGACCTTACCCCTTTTACCTTTATCTCGACCGCTTAACACTAAGACGGTATCGTCCTTCTTAACCTTCATCAGTCTCTGATCTCCCCTCTTTCCTACCTAAAGCACTTCGGGGGCCAAGGATACGATCTTCATAAAGTTCTTATCACGCAGCTCACGCGCCACTGGACCGAAGATACGCGTTCCCTTCGGGTTGTTCTTATCGCTCAGGATCACGGCCGCGTTTTCGTCAAACTTGATATAAGATCCATCCGGTCGGCCATATTCTTTAGCTGTACGTACTACGACAGCCTGGACAACAGTCCCCTTCTTAACCGACCCGCCCGGCACAGCCTGCTTTACGGAGGCAACGATAACATCTCCAATCTCTGCATACTTTTTATTGGAGCCACCTAAGACTCTGATACACATGAGCTCGCGTGCCCCGGTGTTGTCAGCCACCTTTAATCTACTCAATGGCTGTATCATTGCTGGCCTCCTTCTCGGCCAGGCTTATGTCCTCGCCATGCTTCAAAATTTCTGCGACAGCCCAGCATTTTTCTTTGCTCAAGGGGCGAGTTTCGATGATTCGTACAAGATCGCCAATCTTGCTTGTGTTATGCTCATCATGGGCCTTGTATTTGACTGTATGGCGCACAGATTTACGATAGAGCGGGTGTCGTTTCAACACCTCGACCGCGACGACGACAGTCTTTTGCATCTTGTCACTAACGACCCGACCGATTCTTGTTTTGCGCTTTTTTTCCACTATGTTCTCCTTTGCGCCTGGTTCTGGCCGAATGGGCGTGCTCTCAAAGAGCAAGGAAACAGGGAACGCTGCCAGTCCCTGTGTGGAGACCTTCCCAGAAACGTTCCCTCTGGATCTCCTCTTGGTATCCTCCTATGGCGCTTATGGCCGTTCCCGTTCGTGCATTATAGTTTTTATTCTGGCGATAATCTTCCGTAACTCAGGCAGGCGGGCATAATTCGCTTTCTGCCGAGTGGCCATCTGAAAGCGCAAATTGAAGAGCTCTTTATGGGCCTCATCCAATTTCATTCGTAGCTCAGCCTGGCTAAGTTCTCGAATCTCTTTTGCTTTCATCGTTTACCCCTAGATTTTTGGCTTCCAAATTATAGCAAATGGACGTCGATATGTCATTTTTGAGCGGCGGACAGAGAACAATTTTGGAAGCCATACTGGGAGAGTTTGACATCCTCTTAGTCGGTGGTGGCCTGAAGCGTTTCCTTGGTCACAAACATTGTCTTGATAGGCAGCTTATGCGCGGCTAAGCGCATGGCCTCTCTGGCGGCTTCCTCTTTTACACCACTGACTTCAAAAAGTATCCTGCCCGGTTTTACTACAGCGACCCAGTGATCGAGGGCGCCCTTACCGCTACCCATGCGAGTCTCGGCGGGTTTGGCTGTTACTGGTTTATCCGGGAAGATGCGGATCCAAACCTTGCCATCTCGTTTGATGTGGTGGGTAATGGCACGACGAGCGGCTTCGATTTGGCGACTATCTATCCAGCTCGCCTCCAGGGCCTGTAAACCAAAATCTCCGAAGGCAACGGTAGTACCACGGCTTGCCCTTCCCTTCATTCGACCTCGTTGGGCCTTACGGTATTTTATCCTTTTTGGTTGTAACATCTAAGATCTCTCCTTGGAAGATTACCTGGGGGCGGCTGTTATTACAGAGCTGCTTTTGAATACTCTGTTGGTGAGTAATCAGGGCTAACTAACTATGGGCGCTGGTTTGGGCTCCTCCCCCTTCTTCTCTGGAAGAATATCCCCTTTGTATATCCAGACCTTTACTCCGATAAGTCCGAATGTAGTCAAGGCTTCGGCAAACCCGTAGTCGATATTGGCACGGAGTGTATGTAGGGGAACCTTTCCCTCTACCTCTCGTTCACGTCGGGACATTTCAGCGCCAGCCAGACGTCCGGAAACAACAATCTTAACGCCCTTAGCCCCACGCTGCATCGCTCTGGTTATAGCCTGCTTCATGGCCCGCTTGTAGGTAACCCTTCTTTGGATCTGCTCAGCTATGCTCTTAGCCGTGAGATAAGCGTCCAGTTCTGGCTGGCGAATCTCTTGGATGTTAACACGAATCCTCTTGCTGGTAAGTCTTTCAAGATGCTGTCGCAGGTCTTCAACCTTAGTACCGCTTCTGCCGATTACGATACCAGGCTTAGCCGTATGAATGGTGACCGTAACCTGGTTGCCGGATCGTTCGATCTCGATCCGTGATATACCGGCATCGGCAAGTCTCTGTTTGATCATTCGTCGTATGTTCAGGTCCTCGTGAAGCAGCTCTCTGTACCCTTTTTCGGCATACCACTTAGCGTCCCAGCTCCTGGTGATACCGAGCCTAAATCCGGTAGGATGGACTTTTTGACCCAATTACTCCTCCTTTTCCTCAACGATGACGGTGATATGGCTAGAGCGTCGGCGAATAGGATGGGCTCGTCCACGGGATACAGCCCGAAATCGCTTGGGCAGCGTTGGCCCTGGGTCAGCTGTAATATGACTAATGAACAGATCAGCGATTGACAGATTGTAATTGTTATCTGCGTTAGCAGCGGCGGACTTCACCACCTTAGCGACAGCTTTAGCAGCTGCATTAGGAATGAATTGCAGGA
The DNA window shown above is from Chloroflexota bacterium and carries:
- the rplN gene encoding 50S ribosomal protein L14, which gives rise to MIQPLSRLKVADNTGARELMCIRVLGGSNKKYAEIGDVIVASVKQAVPGGSVKKGTVVQAVVVRTAKEYGRPDGSYIKFDENAAVILSDKNNPKGTRIFGPVARELRDKNFMKIVSLAPEVL
- the rpsH gene encoding 30S ribosomal protein S8, translating into MNITDPIADMLTRIRNAIMAKHEEVLIPASHLKISIAKILKEEGFIKDYEVFRDNPQGTLRIWLSYTGRKQPLISEIKRVSKPGLRVYAKSSEMPRIKSGRGIAIVSTPKGVMTAQEARRQNVGGEVLCYIW
- the rpmD gene encoding 50S ribosomal protein L30, producing MTKLCITWTKSAIGHTRRQKETIKSLGLRRLNQTIKHQDSPSVRGMIETVRHLVKVEEAEE
- the secY gene encoding preprotein translocase subunit SecY, with product MLQAMLNAFKLPDLRRKIIFTIGMLILFRLIAHIPVPGVDFQKLQQLFQTNQLMGMLDLFSGGAMTTFSVAAMGVYPYITSSIIMQLLHPIIPHLQELGKEGEAGRKRINQYTHWLTVPLAALQAYATATLLHSQGIITNFGLSGETLLPTSAMIMSMTAGTILLVWLGELISENGIGNGVSIIIFAGIVARLPQMLGQSLISSDYMALAFFALLGVITVGAIVVVQEAQRRIPVHYPKRIRGTRMYGGQSTYIPLRVNSAGMIPLIFAMSIMIFPGTVASYFMASEGTIGSTAKWVFDTFNTSGVFYWGLYFVLVVGFTFFYTLVIFEQQNLADNLQKYGAFVQGIRPGRPTAEYLRQILNRITWLGAIFLGIIAVLPFFARGIGTQLVLSSTGLLIVVGVVLDTMRQLESQLLMRHYEGFIR
- the rpsQ gene encoding 30S ribosomal protein S17, whose amino-acid sequence is MVEKKRKTRIGRVVSDKMQKTVVVAVEVLKRHPLYRKSVRHTVKYKAHDEHNTSKIGDLVRIIETRPLSKEKCWAVAEILKHGEDISLAEKEASNDTAIE
- the rplE gene encoding 50S ribosomal protein L5, with product MRELNYRNIMEVPRLRKIIINIGVGEATQNAKAMDAAVHDLSTITGQRPVITRAKKSIAAFKVRAGMPIGVMVTLRGDRMYEFLDKLINVALPRQRDFRGISSNSFDGHGNYTLGLKEQLAFPEIEYDKIDKMRGMEISVVTTAKTDEEGRRLLQLMGMPFQN
- the rplV gene encoding 50S ribosomal protein L22 — translated: MQVRAVAKYVRMSPRKVRLVVDAVRGKSVNEALTILQFIPNAAAKAVAKVVKSAAANADNNYNLSIADLFISHITADPGPTLPKRFRAVSRGRAHPIRRRSSHITVIVEEKEE
- the rplP gene encoding 50S ribosomal protein L16; translation: MLQPKRIKYRKAQRGRMKGRASRGTTVAFGDFGLQALEASWIDSRQIEAARRAITHHIKRDGKVWIRIFPDKPVTAKPAETRMGSGKGALDHWVAVVKPGRILFEVSGVKEEAAREAMRLAAHKLPIKTMFVTKETLQATTD
- the rpsC gene encoding 30S ribosomal protein S3; this translates as MGQKVHPTGFRLGITRSWDAKWYAEKGYRELLHEDLNIRRMIKQRLADAGISRIEIERSGNQVTVTIHTAKPGIVIGRSGTKVEDLRQHLERLTSKRIRVNIQEIRQPELDAYLTAKSIAEQIQRRVTYKRAMKQAITRAMQRGAKGVKIVVSGRLAGAEMSRREREVEGKVPLHTLRANIDYGFAEALTTFGLIGVKVWIYKGDILPEKKGEEPKPAPIVS
- a CDS encoding adenylate kinase gives rise to the protein MYIILLGAPGAGKGTQAKMLATQLQAPHISSGDLFRAALRHGTKLGQLAKSYMERGLLVPDEITIDLIRERLAKPDCGRGAILDGFPRTINQAKALDAALHEIGKSITRVLYIDVSEDKLVERLSGRWLCRNCEADYNDRKHPTRQPKVCPQCGGELYQRPDDKEETVRTRLGVYFTETAPLIKYYEEGGLLIRINGEQSVENVQRDILAALQLQFV
- the rplR gene encoding 50S ribosomal protein L18 is translated as MSKETNPRTARIRRHRRVRKKVAGTMARPRLAVFRSLKHIYAQLINDDHGHTFAAASTLESKIRQQQDGLSKTDQARLVGELLAKRALEHGVKRVVFDRGGFRYHGRLKALADAARAAGLEF
- the rplX gene encoding 50S ribosomal protein L24, encoding MKVKKDDTVLVLSGRDKGKRGKVHRVLPKENKVLVSGINIIKKHTKPRGTARQAGIIEREAPIHISNVAVVCDKCNRATRVGYRFLSDGKKVRFCKSCSEIIS
- the rplF gene encoding 50S ribosomal protein L6 produces the protein MSRIGRMPIEISDGVQVHIDGNEVTVKGPKGELTRRFSPEIIIEIHDRQITVRRSSDDQMRRALHGLSRSLLANMVTGVAQGFQKALEIYGIGYRAQKQGDKLILQLGFSHPVEITPPDGIEITDLETFTPTSTNDWLSSRFVIRGIDKEKVGDLAAKIRAIRKSEPYKGKGIRYAGERVRRKAGKSAKATSKK
- a CDS encoding type Z 30S ribosomal protein S14 codes for the protein MAKKSMIVKSKRPRHFKVQQHNRCYLCGRPRAYIRKFGLCRICFRQKALAGEIPGVIKSSW
- the rpmC gene encoding 50S ribosomal protein L29, with the protein product MKAKEIRELSQAELRMKLDEAHKELFNLRFQMATRQKANYARLPELRKIIARIKTIMHERERP